GGCTATTTATAAATGATAAAGCCATTATTGAACAAACATCTAAGGCCTTTAGAATGGTTATAGCTGTATTCCCTTGCATTGGCGTATATTATTTATCAATATCTTATTGCCAAGCTATAAATAGAGTTAAGGCATCTTTCAAGTTATCAATATTTAGGCAGCTAATAGTATTTATACCACTCGTATATTCATTTGTAATTGGTCTTAATATGGGTGTGTCCGGAGCATGGCTCGCTTATCCCATTTCAGATGTGATATCTTTTATTACAGCTGCTATATTTATTAGGTACACTTATACATCCCTTGAAATACTAGAGAGGCATCAAATTTTTAAACTTAATAAGATTAAAATTAGACTTGCGAGGATTGCTAGTGCTGCTAGTTAATATACCTCTACAAAACAAAGACATAGTATAATTAAAAATCGATGTATAAAATATATTATAACATCGATTTTTAATTATACTTGCTCTATTTCTCCCTCTTTTATCATATTTATATCTCCATAAAATTGTAATTCATTATTAATTACAACTATTCCATCCCCATCATTACATGTATAAACTACATTACCAGTATTATTAGAATACTTCTTTAAATCATCTAAATACTTACTACTCATATTCCAATGTGGCATAAAACTAAAATCAACTAGAGCTAAAGATGATAGATTTGATAAACCTACTATATCCTCACTACCAAATTGTGCAGCTGATATATCCTTTGCCATCATTATCGCACCTGCGCATAACCCTATAATACAACCACCATTTTGGACATATCGTCTTAACCTTGTTATAAAATATCTTTTCTTAAGATTATTTAAAAAATAGTAAGCATTTCCGCCTGATAAATATATTACATCAGACTTAAATATTTCATCTATTGTATCTATACTACAAAAATCATCTATATCAAAATACTTAAATTCAAAGTTTCCATATTCACGCAATTGAATTTTTGCCTTTTTAAAACTTTCTAATTTCTTATCTGTCATTGAAGGTATATAACTCAAAGTATATTTTCTATCTAAAAATATTTCTTTCATCCTCTTTACTAAATTAACATTATCCTTTTGCGTAAAACCACTGAGCAAAACTAACGCGCCCATATTATTATCACCTCACTTTCATTTTCTTATAAAATTTTCATTATTTTATATATTATACCACATTAATGAAAACCTATACATGGATATATATATATTTCTTTTTTTAGTCTATGAGAATTTTAAACACAATATTCCTGTTCTACTACTAACATATGGTCTTTATCAAAAAAAGTGAATTTATTATATATTGACATCTTCTAAAAATATATGTATAATTAAATTTGAATGTAATAAAAGATATAAGCATATATAATTTCAATTTAGGTGGTATCGCGAAAGTTTACCTTTCGTCCTGTTATATTTTAGGATGAGAGGTTTTTTATTTTAAATTAAAATACTTACATAAGAAAGGATGATTAATATGGATTATTTAAAACTGGCTGATTTATTATTACCTAACGTAAAAGAAACTCCAGAATACTATAGAACTCTTTACCCAA
This window of the Clostridium estertheticum genome carries:
- a CDS encoding Type 1 glutamine amidotransferase-like domain-containing protein translates to MGALVLLSGFTQKDNVNLVKRMKEIFLDRKYTLSYIPSMTDKKLESFKKAKIQLREYGNFEFKYFDIDDFCSIDTIDEIFKSDVIYLSGGNAYYFLNNLKKRYFITRLRRYVQNGGCIIGLCAGAIMMAKDISAAQFGSEDIVGLSNLSSLALVDFSFMPHWNMSSKYLDDLKKYSNNTGNVVYTCNDGDGIVVINNELQFYGDINMIKEGEIEQV